The proteins below come from a single Verrucomicrobiia bacterium genomic window:
- a CDS encoding ATP-grasp domain-containing protein: MAKKLKILALFDAIAPTTLDQDLSAELATEDWKTEANVLGALRELQHTVEHLAIFDDLDLLRQKLQTFAPDIIFNLADQFRNNRSFDQNIASFLEMHGVSFTGCGSTGLTLCKHKGISKKILGYHRIKVPEFDVIPRGKRFGRPKRLRFPIIVKPLKEEASLGISQASFVETDDQFRDRVQFIHDKYGSDVIAEEYIAGRELYVSVLGNHRLEVFPIRELVFREVPPDEPRIATFKGKWDEEYRRRWGLQNQFAEGLDPALQREIVQTCKRIYRLLTIDGYARVDLRVTETGQIYFIEANPNPILASDEDFAESALKAGIAYPELIGRIIRTGMNTVRE, from the coding sequence ATGGCGAAGAAACTGAAGATCCTCGCGTTATTTGACGCGATAGCTCCCACAACGCTCGACCAGGATCTGAGCGCGGAGCTCGCAACGGAAGATTGGAAAACCGAGGCGAATGTGCTCGGCGCCCTGCGCGAGCTGCAACACACGGTTGAGCACCTCGCCATTTTCGACGACCTCGATTTGTTGAGGCAAAAGCTCCAGACGTTTGCGCCCGACATCATTTTCAACCTCGCCGATCAGTTCCGAAACAACCGATCCTTCGATCAGAACATCGCTTCATTTTTGGAAATGCACGGCGTCTCCTTCACTGGATGCGGCTCGACTGGATTGACCCTGTGCAAGCACAAGGGCATTTCAAAAAAGATTCTGGGGTATCACCGCATCAAGGTTCCCGAGTTTGATGTCATCCCCAGAGGCAAGCGCTTTGGACGGCCCAAGCGGCTGCGATTTCCCATCATCGTCAAGCCGCTGAAGGAGGAGGCATCGCTCGGAATTTCACAGGCGTCGTTCGTCGAAACCGATGACCAATTTCGAGATCGTGTTCAGTTCATTCACGATAAATACGGCAGCGACGTCATTGCGGAGGAATACATCGCGGGCCGCGAACTTTACGTCAGTGTGCTCGGCAATCACCGGCTCGAAGTCTTTCCCATCCGCGAACTGGTGTTCCGCGAAGTGCCGCCCGATGAGCCGCGCATCGCAACCTTCAAGGGCAAGTGGGATGAGGAGTATCGTAGGCGATGGGGATTGCAGAACCAGTTTGCCGAAGGGCTGGACCCTGCTTTGCAACGCGAGATTGTACAGACCTGCAAGCGAATCTACCGGCTGCTGACGATTGATGGCTATGCACGGGTTGACTTGCGCGTGACGGAGACCGGCCAGATTTATTTCATCGAGGCCAATCCGAATCCCATTCTTGCGTCCGACGAGGATTTCGCGGAGTCGGCGTTGAAGGCGGGAATCGCGTATCCCGAGCTCATTGGACGAATCATCCGGACTGGAATGAACACGGTTCGCGAATAG
- a CDS encoding cysteine desulfurase: MTPMLTPDWARLRQDFPILNQQVHGKPLIYFDNAATSQKPRAVIDALVRYYERDNANVHRGIHELSNRATAAFESARARAAKFINAKSADEIVFTRGTTEAINLVASTWGPQHVKPGDVILLTEVEHHSNIVPWQLLAQRRGATIAYVPVTGDEGTLDLSTLDALLTPRVKLFSMVHISNAMGSLNPVAEMCARARKLGITTLVDGAQSAGHMPVDVQEISCDFFAFSGHKICGPTGVGVLWGRQDLLDSMPPYQGGGEMILSVGYSRCDFKKAPHRFEAGTPDISGPVGLHAAMDYLDAIGRENIWKHDQELAGYAYEKLASLNDIRLFGPRQNRAGLVSFLLKDVHAHDVVMLADQGGVALRGGHHCTQPLMHKLGVESTARASFYFYNTKGEVDRFVEVVREIQKFFAA, encoded by the coding sequence ATGACACCAATGCTGACCCCTGATTGGGCTCGCCTGCGGCAGGACTTTCCAATCCTGAACCAGCAGGTGCACGGCAAACCGCTCATCTATTTCGACAATGCCGCCACTTCACAAAAGCCGCGCGCCGTCATTGATGCTCTTGTTCGTTATTATGAACGGGATAACGCCAACGTGCATCGCGGCATTCACGAATTAAGCAACCGCGCTACAGCGGCGTTTGAATCGGCGCGTGCCCGCGCGGCAAAATTCATCAACGCAAAAAGTGCTGATGAAATCGTTTTCACACGCGGCACGACGGAAGCCATCAACCTGGTTGCGAGCACGTGGGGTCCGCAGCATGTGAAGCCGGGCGATGTCATCCTGCTCACCGAGGTGGAGCATCACAGCAATATTGTTCCCTGGCAGTTGCTTGCTCAACGCCGCGGGGCGACGATCGCGTATGTTCCCGTCACGGGCGATGAGGGAACTCTCGACCTCTCAACCCTGGATGCGCTGCTCACGCCCAGGGTGAAACTCTTTTCAATGGTTCACATCTCGAACGCCATGGGAAGCTTGAATCCCGTGGCGGAGATGTGCGCTCGCGCGCGGAAGCTTGGAATCACAACGCTGGTGGATGGCGCCCAGAGCGCGGGCCACATGCCAGTCGATGTGCAGGAAATCAGCTGCGATTTCTTTGCTTTCTCGGGCCATAAAATCTGTGGACCCACGGGCGTCGGCGTGCTCTGGGGCCGCCAGGATTTGCTGGACTCCATGCCACCCTACCAGGGCGGCGGGGAAATGATCCTGAGTGTTGGTTATTCGCGATGCGACTTCAAAAAGGCGCCGCACCGGTTCGAAGCCGGCACCCCCGATATTTCAGGACCCGTTGGTTTGCACGCGGCCATGGATTATCTCGATGCAATCGGCCGCGAAAACATCTGGAAGCACGACCAGGAACTGGCCGGCTATGCCTATGAAAAACTTGCGTCCCTGAACGATATCCGGCTCTTCGGGCCCAGACAAAATCGTGCCGGGCTCGTCAGCTTCCTGCTGAAGGACGTGCATGCGCACGATGTGGTGATGCTCGCCGACCAGGGTGGCGTTGCGTTGCGCGGCGGGCATCATTGCACTCAACCGCTCATGCACAAGCTCGGAGTCGAGTCCACCGCCCGCGCCAGTTTCTATTTCTACAACACGAAGGGTGAAGTCGATCGTTTCGTCGAAGTGGTGCGCGAGATCCAAAAGTTCTTCGCGGCCTAA
- the sufT gene encoding putative Fe-S cluster assembly protein SufT, with protein MYNNDPIILSRDVEAAIVPVGTKVTLQKGETAYITQSLGGSYTVVVNGNMFRIEGQNADALGLQRVEKPKAPSGAAPQTPEQVEKEIWTQLRTCYDPEIPVNIVDLGLIYDCHVEPIAGSSNSFKADVKMTLTAPGCGMGPVLQQDVQNKLLSIETIDDVSVELVWEPQWNQGMMTEAAKLQLGLL; from the coding sequence ATGTACAACAACGATCCCATCATTCTCAGCCGCGACGTCGAGGCAGCCATCGTGCCGGTCGGAACCAAGGTGACTTTGCAGAAGGGAGAAACTGCCTACATCACACAATCGCTGGGTGGCAGCTACACCGTCGTCGTGAACGGGAACATGTTTCGCATTGAGGGCCAGAACGCCGATGCGCTCGGGTTGCAGCGGGTCGAAAAACCTAAGGCCCCTTCCGGCGCCGCTCCCCAAACCCCTGAACAGGTGGAGAAGGAAATCTGGACCCAGCTGCGAACCTGTTACGATCCCGAAATCCCGGTGAACATTGTTGACCTTGGATTGATTTATGACTGTCACGTGGAACCGATTGCAGGTTCGTCCAACAGTTTCAAAGCGGATGTAAAGATGACCCTCACCGCGCCCGGCTGCGGCATGGGGCCGGTCCTGCAACAGGACGTCCAGAACAAGCTTCTCTCGATTGAAACGATCGACGACGTTTCAGTTGAACTGGTTTGGGAACCGCAATGGAATCAGGGCATGATGACCGAGGCTGCGAAGCTGCAATTGGGGCTGCTATGA
- a CDS encoding SUF system NifU family Fe-S cluster assembly protein → MFDDLNDLYQQVILDHCKKPRNFHETPAATCSAQGHNPLCGDNLKLFLVMQGDRITDASFVGSGCCISKASASLLTESVKGKTKAEAEASFHRVHDMVMTGKVHEDVGKLAVFAGVYRFPARVKCAILAWHALMAALQGNEQKPVSTENEQT, encoded by the coding sequence ATGTTTGACGACCTCAATGATCTTTACCAGCAGGTCATTCTCGACCATTGCAAGAAGCCACGGAACTTTCACGAAACTCCGGCAGCCACCTGTTCAGCCCAGGGACACAACCCGCTCTGTGGCGATAACCTGAAGCTCTTCCTCGTGATGCAGGGCGACCGCATCACGGATGCAAGCTTTGTTGGCTCAGGGTGCTGCATTTCGAAGGCGTCGGCTTCGCTGCTGACCGAAAGCGTGAAAGGCAAGACCAAGGCCGAGGCTGAAGCCAGTTTCCACAGGGTGCATGACATGGTCATGACGGGAAAGGTCCATGAAGACGTCGGAAAACTGGCAGTGTTCGCTGGCGTGTATCGCTTTCCGGCCCGTGTAAAGTGCGCGATTCTGGCATGGCACGCCCTCATGGCAGCCTTGCAAGGCAACGAGCAGAAGCCTGTGAGCACCGAAAACGAGCAGACCTGA
- the sufD gene encoding Fe-S cluster assembly protein SufD, translated as MEQKKQTDPHVEAFDGFTSGLQQPSWLQPLRKAGLASFADQGFPTLQDEDWRFTNVAPIARLPFQPSADGSTSESISAAVERAPFGAIAGHRLVFINGHFARSLSSIGSLPAGVVVQNLSDALANGHGGLEKHLTQYARTAGNAFAALNQAYFADGVFIHVPAGMEVPEPVHLIFVSSAKQQGTTIQPRNLILADANSRLVVTENYVHTSTAPYLTNAVTELIAGDGAHVELIKVQDEAADSFHVATIHGQFGRASRVNVHSFSLGARLARNNIRTKLAGEGLECVLNGLYLTRGEQLADHHMIVEHAEPHCASHEYFNGILDDKSKGVFHGRILVQQLAQKTDAKQTNKNLLLSDDATADTKPQLEIYADDVKCTHGATIGQLNDESIFYLRSRGLSQDTARRMLIHAFAGEIIERIRCESVRDELDRIVWDRLEANPHLR; from the coding sequence ATGGAACAGAAGAAGCAAACCGACCCGCACGTGGAAGCATTCGATGGCTTCACTTCAGGTCTGCAACAGCCCTCGTGGCTGCAACCGCTGCGGAAAGCGGGGCTTGCAAGTTTCGCTGACCAGGGGTTTCCCACGTTGCAGGATGAGGACTGGCGGTTCACCAACGTCGCACCCATCGCGCGGCTTCCGTTCCAGCCATCCGCTGACGGGAGCACAAGCGAATCGATTTCAGCCGCGGTCGAGCGCGCTCCGTTCGGGGCCATTGCCGGGCACCGGCTCGTGTTCATCAATGGCCATTTCGCCCGATCGCTGTCCAGCATCGGAAGCCTCCCTGCAGGTGTCGTAGTCCAGAACTTGAGCGATGCCCTTGCAAACGGTCACGGCGGTTTGGAGAAACATCTCACGCAATATGCGCGAACTGCTGGAAACGCGTTTGCGGCGCTGAACCAGGCATACTTCGCGGATGGCGTGTTCATTCATGTGCCCGCGGGCATGGAAGTGCCCGAACCCGTGCATTTGATTTTTGTTTCGTCCGCGAAACAGCAGGGCACCACCATCCAGCCGCGCAACCTGATCCTTGCCGATGCGAACAGCCGGCTGGTCGTCACCGAGAACTACGTTCACACGTCAACGGCGCCCTATTTGACCAATGCCGTGACGGAATTGATTGCAGGCGACGGTGCGCATGTGGAGTTGATCAAGGTCCAGGACGAGGCTGCGGATTCTTTTCATGTCGCAACGATTCATGGCCAGTTCGGCCGCGCCAGCCGTGTGAACGTTCATTCGTTCTCACTGGGCGCCAGGCTAGCGCGGAACAACATTCGCACCAAACTGGCAGGCGAAGGGCTTGAATGCGTTTTGAACGGTTTATATCTGACCCGCGGCGAGCAACTGGCGGATCATCACATGATCGTGGAACACGCCGAGCCGCATTGCGCCAGTCATGAATATTTTAACGGGATTCTGGACGACAAATCGAAGGGCGTATTTCACGGCCGGATTCTCGTGCAACAGCTTGCCCAAAAGACCGACGCAAAGCAGACAAACAAGAACCTGCTGCTTTCTGACGATGCCACGGCCGATACGAAACCGCAGCTGGAGATCTACGCGGACGACGTCAAATGCACGCACGGGGCAACGATCGGCCAGTTGAACGACGAATCGATCTTCTACCTGCGCTCGCGCGGCCTGAGCCAGGACACTGCCCGCCGCATGTTGATTCATGCTTTCGCCGGCGAAATCATTGAGCGCATCCGCTGCGAGTCTGTGCGTGACGAGTTGGATCGCATTGTCTGGGATCGGCTGGAAGCCAATCCTCACCTGAGATGA
- a CDS encoding protein kinase, giving the protein MNTFEPVIASMVSDALSRVFLLMLGLLVVLAIVTGIIALLSLLRSQLGGRTKAGAQNTTPAAETEIIPRTCPQCGTNLRGDVAQGLCPACVMKQGIDSAPGVSQQHAFIPPTLEELAKLFPQLEILGPLGKGGMGAVYKARQPALDRNVALKILAPPNNELDFGSRFSREARALARLNHPNIVAVYDFGQAGGLSYFIMEFVDGRNLRQVQQAGRLTPREALAVIPQICAALQFAHDEGIVHRDIKPENVLLDRKGRVKIADFGLAKILGQEPADFRLTGAKDIMGTPHYMAPEQVENPQDVDHRADIYSLGVVFYEMLTGELPLGRFQPPSAKVQVDVRLDDIVLRALEKEPERRYQQASHFKTRVETFSSNPVNEPVPPPLPGARASRAKSIALFAMDALAATLLIVLGWAAYRMGNFFNVLFLCMLLAIPVYIGLVLWRLYRGALELRLWRTPFIPGLRQHRWAVINKWLFWICTVCVLETCIVPAQFTANQYAVIRALYLACAVILILLELLPGKRIQIATNLSLAAGSLFIATQLVRIHWSTQPASTVVLASPVAAEWLVGNGGPSALVNLHYTHLEQRHALDLIRIVNGQDRQHARSGIDDYFAWNEPVYAPADATVANVVDGLPDNPIGRTDPNNPAGNHIVLRMTNGVFVMLGHLQKASILVRKGDPVKTGQLIARVGNSGNTSQPHLHIQVQNQTSLFDAETKTFPIAFQPVDLKRAGWIPASPRSLLRRNDRFRANPNLIRETRIESEVAAPAPAAASKPQPALAREPQPLFIASLGSREPLHMVAIGKRDGTNEAWWDPRGVLMTNAPQIHGIFDVLRPPVYARSAGESIDKYVVLFTPLGAIHGFEMRNERIMTAPRASFGRGRVSHFSSATIEVPPSQTTLDCDVVVNQVGTWLIDQPIPGFQSGDAAAIRITAGGLKWNVNVQLTSVSNSLILTGSHPIYWNEGWTHSLNLLSGSGASYNYYTNESTLDHGAITLNHVNLTFRNLTMTDVAGVRFRIAPMRRFRIEDVSLRPGRLSEPRVSSTTRWTEVPDDFRVESLPETAATNESGSFSDVDTSSLTNRPAAFTNRLSAALDILAFTKRDAALAQLARDAAEGGDVETARQALRAMVSFSARDEAAGASARHLAHLGRRNEAMELARMITSFARRDAALRELANQ; this is encoded by the coding sequence ATGAACACGTTCGAACCTGTCATTGCTTCAATGGTTAGCGATGCGTTGTCGCGGGTTTTCCTGCTCATGCTGGGACTGCTCGTGGTCCTCGCCATCGTGACTGGAATCATTGCGCTGCTCTCCTTGCTCCGAAGCCAGCTGGGCGGGCGAACGAAGGCAGGGGCGCAGAATACCACACCTGCCGCCGAGACCGAGATCATCCCGCGCACATGTCCCCAATGCGGCACGAATTTGCGCGGCGACGTTGCCCAGGGATTATGCCCGGCGTGCGTGATGAAGCAGGGAATCGATAGCGCTCCCGGCGTTTCACAACAGCACGCATTTATCCCGCCGACCCTGGAAGAACTCGCCAAACTGTTTCCCCAACTGGAGATCCTTGGCCCCCTCGGCAAAGGCGGGATGGGCGCCGTTTACAAGGCGCGGCAGCCAGCGCTGGATCGGAACGTGGCATTGAAGATTCTCGCGCCCCCGAACAATGAGCTCGATTTCGGCAGCCGTTTCTCGCGCGAAGCCCGAGCACTGGCACGGCTGAATCATCCCAATATTGTTGCTGTTTACGACTTCGGCCAGGCTGGCGGCCTCAGCTATTTCATCATGGAATTCGTGGATGGCCGCAACCTGCGCCAGGTTCAGCAGGCCGGCAGACTGACACCCCGGGAGGCGCTCGCGGTCATTCCTCAGATTTGTGCAGCGCTGCAGTTTGCCCATGACGAAGGGATCGTTCATCGCGACATTAAACCCGAGAATGTCCTGCTCGATCGAAAGGGCAGGGTGAAGATTGCGGATTTCGGGCTGGCAAAAATCCTGGGGCAGGAACCCGCGGATTTTCGGCTCACAGGAGCCAAGGACATCATGGGGACGCCGCACTACATGGCACCCGAACAAGTTGAAAACCCGCAGGACGTGGATCACAGGGCTGACATCTATTCGCTGGGCGTTGTCTTCTACGAAATGCTGACAGGCGAACTGCCGCTCGGACGGTTTCAACCGCCTTCGGCTAAAGTGCAGGTCGATGTCCGGCTTGATGATATCGTGCTGCGCGCCTTGGAGAAGGAACCCGAGCGCCGTTACCAGCAGGCAAGCCACTTCAAGACGCGCGTGGAAACGTTCTCGAGCAACCCAGTCAATGAACCCGTTCCGCCGCCCCTCCCTGGGGCGCGCGCAAGCCGGGCAAAGAGCATTGCATTGTTCGCAATGGATGCGCTTGCGGCGACACTTCTCATTGTGCTCGGTTGGGCTGCGTATCGCATGGGGAACTTCTTCAACGTCCTTTTCCTCTGCATGCTGCTCGCAATCCCGGTCTATATCGGCTTGGTACTCTGGCGATTATACCGCGGCGCCCTCGAGCTGCGTTTGTGGAGAACGCCATTCATTCCGGGTTTGCGCCAGCATCGCTGGGCCGTCATCAACAAATGGCTCTTTTGGATTTGTACCGTGTGCGTGCTCGAGACGTGCATCGTTCCCGCGCAGTTCACTGCAAACCAATACGCCGTCATTCGCGCGCTCTATCTTGCGTGCGCAGTCATTCTTATCCTGCTGGAATTGCTTCCGGGAAAGCGCATTCAGATCGCCACGAACCTCTCCCTTGCAGCTGGCAGCCTGTTCATTGCCACACAACTGGTGCGCATCCATTGGTCAACTCAGCCCGCTTCGACTGTGGTGCTCGCGTCGCCCGTGGCTGCAGAATGGCTGGTCGGCAATGGCGGTCCGAGCGCGCTTGTAAATCTTCATTACACCCACCTCGAGCAACGTCATGCCCTTGATTTGATTCGCATCGTTAACGGCCAGGACCGCCAGCACGCCCGGAGCGGCATTGATGATTATTTCGCCTGGAACGAACCCGTGTATGCGCCCGCCGACGCCACCGTTGCGAATGTGGTAGACGGATTGCCCGACAATCCGATCGGTCGAACCGATCCCAACAATCCAGCGGGCAATCACATCGTGCTTCGAATGACCAATGGCGTCTTTGTGATGCTCGGCCATTTGCAGAAAGCGAGCATCCTCGTGCGAAAGGGCGATCCCGTGAAAACCGGACAACTCATCGCCCGCGTTGGAAATTCGGGCAACACGAGCCAGCCGCATCTGCACATCCAGGTGCAGAATCAAACCAGCCTGTTCGATGCCGAAACAAAAACGTTTCCGATCGCGTTTCAACCTGTGGATTTAAAGCGCGCGGGCTGGATCCCCGCGTCCCCGCGCTCGCTTTTGCGACGAAATGACAGGTTCCGCGCAAATCCCAACCTCATCCGCGAGACGCGCATCGAATCAGAGGTCGCGGCCCCCGCACCCGCGGCGGCGTCAAAGCCGCAGCCCGCATTGGCTCGCGAGCCGCAGCCGCTCTTTATTGCCTCGCTCGGCTCCCGCGAACCGCTGCATATGGTGGCGATCGGTAAAAGAGACGGAACCAACGAAGCATGGTGGGATCCGAGGGGAGTTCTCATGACCAATGCCCCGCAGATTCACGGAATTTTTGACGTTCTGCGGCCGCCTGTGTATGCAAGATCGGCGGGGGAATCTATCGATAAGTATGTCGTTCTGTTCACGCCGCTTGGGGCTATCCATGGGTTTGAGATGCGCAACGAACGGATCATGACAGCTCCCCGCGCGAGCTTTGGGCGCGGGCGGGTATCGCACTTCAGTTCGGCAACCATTGAGGTTCCGCCGTCCCAGACGACCCTGGACTGTGACGTTGTCGTGAACCAGGTCGGCACCTGGCTTATCGACCAGCCGATTCCCGGTTTCCAGTCAGGCGATGCGGCCGCTATCCGAATCACCGCGGGAGGTTTGAAGTGGAATGTGAATGTTCAACTCACCTCTGTCAGCAATTCACTGATCCTCACAGGCAGCCATCCCATCTACTGGAATGAAGGATGGACGCACTCGCTTAATCTGCTTTCCGGCAGCGGCGCCTCTTATAATTACTACACTAACGAAAGCACCCTGGACCACGGAGCAATAACGTTGAACCACGTGAACCTGACATTTCGAAACCTGACGATGACCGACGTTGCTGGCGTACGATTCAGAATCGCGCCGATGAGGCGCTTTAGGATTGAAGATGTTTCGCTTCGGCCCGGCCGCCTCTCGGAACCTCGCGTTTCAAGCACAACGCGTTGGACCGAAGTTCCAGATGATTTTCGTGTGGAATCGCTGCCAGAGACAGCCGCAACAAACGAATCAGGTTCCTTTTCAGACGTGGATACTTCAAGCCTTACAAACCGGCCCGCGGCTTTTACAAACCGGCTTTCCGCAGCACTGGACATTCTCGCATTCACAAAACGCGACGCGGCTCTGGCGCAGCTGGCGCGCGACGCGGCGGAAGGCGGGGACGTCGAGACAGCACGGCAGGCGCTTCGAGCGATGGTGTCGTTTAGTGCCCGCGACGAGGCAGCCGGCGCCAGTGCGCGCCACCTGGCGCATCTCGGCCGCCGCAACGAAGCGATGGAGCTGGCGCGCATGATCACCAGTTTTGCGCGGCGCGACGCAGCCTTGCGCGAACTCGCAAATCAATAG